In Perca fluviatilis chromosome 18, GENO_Pfluv_1.0, whole genome shotgun sequence, one genomic interval encodes:
- the zbtb2b gene encoding zinc finger and BTB domain-containing protein 2b, whose amino-acid sequence MELANHGLILLQQLNAQREFGFLCDCTVAIGDVFFKAHKAVLAAFSNYFRMLFIHQDSDCVRLKAADIQPDIFSYLLNLMYTGKLAPQLIDPARLEQGVRFLHAYPLLQEASQSVYSHSEQHSINLSTSLYGIQISDQQVGLSARLSTRRQLSSPFDMEQPSSEGKYPSTAAATASYANSLLSKLTSSPPDMEASTSGTKPTVEEGGMDLLSADGSSASAILHVKPSIMKRNSSFRKHYSCHLCRSRFTQRSLLREHLLQHTHALQQAPAEPSNALSPVMTREHRMLELEGVLKGFKAGSSALAATTAVEIISDSEQTPVSGTNSDSPRAEVSTSSWGVGGLHSQADTPPPSDIADIDNLESADLDREVKRRKYECSTCGRKFIQKSHWREHMYIHTGKPFKCSACGKSFCRANQAARHVCLNQGADTYTMVDRQSMELCAAGDDSSQMEAMFLGSSKPYKCNICATTFSSPNEVIKHLCFTQGGLVGLQGNTGAGMLHQPEEFSKDEGSDLSNSGTPLEPIKTEEILVE is encoded by the exons ATGGAGTTGGCCAACCATGGTCTTATCCTGCTGCAGCAGCTTAACGCTCAGAGGGAGTTTGGCTTCCTGTGCGACTGCACTGTGGCCATAGGAGATGTCTTCTTCAAAGCCCACAAAGCGGTCCTTGCTGCCTTCTCCAACTACTTCAGAATGCTCTTCATTCATCAGGACAG TGACTGTGTgcgcctgaaggctgctgacaTACAGCCAGATATTTTCAGCTACCTCCTCAACCTGATGTACACGGGCAAGCTTGCACCCCAGTTAATAGACCCTGCACGGCTGGAGCAGGGGGTCAGATTCCTGCATGCCTATCCACTCTTGCAGGAGGCCAGCCAGTCTGTGTATTCACACTCTGAGCAGCACAGCATCAACCTTTCCACTTCCCTCTACGGCATCCAGATCTCTGACCAACAGGTAGGGCTGTCAGCTAGATTGTCCACTCGACGGCAGCTCTCCTCACCTTTTGACATGGAGCAGCCAAGCTCAGAAGGGAAGTATCCGTCCACGGCAGCTGCCACAGCTTCATACGCAAATTCCTTACTATCCAAGCTAACTTCCTCACCCCCAGACATGGAGGCCTCAACCAGCGGCACGAAGCCTACAGTTGAGGAGGGGGGAATGGACTTGCTAAGTGCAGATGGTTCCTCAGCCAGTGCCATCCTCCATGTAAAACCCAGCATCATGAAGAGGAATTCGTCCTTTAGGAAGCATTACTCCTGTCATCTGTGCAGGAGTCGATTCACCCAGAGAAGCCTGCTGAGAGAGCATCTCCTCCAACACACCCATGCTCTACAGCAGGCGCCAGCTGAGCCCAGCAATGCACTCTCACCTGTCATGACTAGAGAACATAGGATGCTAGAGTTAGAGGGGGTCCTGAAGGGATTCAAGGCAGGGTCAAGTGCCTTGGCTGCCACTACAGCAGTAGAGATAATCAGTGACAGCGAGCAAACACCTGTTTCAGGTACCAATTCGGACTCTCCCCGAGCAGAGGTGTCCACATCCAGCTGGGGAGTGGGAGGATTACATTCTCAGGCAGACACGCCACCTCCGTCAGACATTGCGGACATCGACAACCTGGAGAGTGCCGACTTGGACAGGGAAGTTAAGCGGCGGAAGTACGAGTGCTCCACCTGTGGCCGCAAGTTTATTCAAAAGAGCCACTGGCGTGAGCACATGTACATCCACACAGGCAAGCCCTTCAAATGCAGCGCTTGTGGCAAGAGCTTTTGCCGGGCCAACCAAGCAGCCCGCCATGTGTGCCTGAACCAGGGGGCCGACACCTACACCATGGTGGACCGACAGAGTATGGAACTGTGTGCTGCAGGCGACGACAGCAGCCAGATGGAGGCAATGTTCTTGGGCTCATCAAAGCCTTACAAGTGTAACATTTGTGCAACCACCTTCTCCAGTCCCAATGAGGTGATCAAACACTTGTGTTTTACTCAAGGGGGATTAGTGGGGCTGCAGGGAAACACGGGTGCAGGGATGCTGCACCAGCCTGAAGAGTTCTCCAAAGATGAAGGCTCTGATTTGTCCAACTCTGGCACCCCACTGGAACCCATTAAGACTGAGGAAATCCTCGTAGAGTAG
- the armt1 gene encoding damage-control phosphatase ARMT1: MMAADQTVHGVPSSLSAKVVGSFAYLTVRDRLPTILTKVIDTIHRNKNKFFEEYGEEGIQAEKQTIALLSKMRNELQTDKPVLALRDTLQDTEYWNQYLQKQQKLQGDEESVSWFKSPWLYVECYMYRRVQEALWLNPPISDYDVFNEGKTQSFFESQQAMMALCTYLEGVNKNMEDLSKNQLLEHFNKLLQVSLWGNKCDLSISAGQDNSQKTSPIDSLNSLQPFILVNDSNMVWSTLISAQKPGQSEKTTAVRVDIVLDNAGFELFTDLVLADFLVSSGLAHEVHFHGKSIPWFVSDVTANDFQWTIQQTMAANHKWMSKNGVQWKSHLKEGVWFYHDHRFWTQPHEFCDMAMDAPDLYATLQGADLLLFKGDLNYRKLTGDRDWDYTVGFSTALRGFGPAPLCSLRTLKANVQVGLQPGQGEKLGSQDPDWMTSGKYAVIQFYSSKSEQKD, encoded by the exons ATGATGGCGGCTGATCAAACTGTGCACGGAGTTCCTTCTTCACTGTCTGCTAAGGTGGTTGG GTCATTTGCCTATTTGACCGTGAGAGACAGATTGCCGACCATCCTAACCAAAGTTATAGACACAATACATCGCaacaaaaataagttttttGAAGAATATGGAGAG GAGGGTATTCAGGCAGAGAAGCAAACAATAGCTCTGCTGTCTAAGATGAGGAATGAGCTGCAAACTGATAAGCCAGTACTAGCACTAAGAGACACTCTACAAGACACTGAGTACTGGAACCAGTACCTGCAGAAACAACAGAAACTGCAAGGAGACGAGGAGTCCGTCAGCTGGTTCAAGTCTCCTTGGCTTTATGTGGAGTGCTACATGTACCGCAGGGTACAGGAGGCCCTGTGGCTCAA TCCTCCCATCAGTGACTATGACGTGTTTAATGAGGGAAAGACTCAGAGCTTTTTTGAGTCTCAGCAGGCTATGATGGCCTTATGTACATACTTGGAGGGCGTCAACAAGAACATGGAGGATCTCTCCAAGAATCAGCTGTTGGAGCATTTTAACAAACTGCTACAG GTTTCTCTATGGGGAAACAAGTGTGATTTGTCTATCTCTGCTGGCCAAGACAACTCACAGAAGACCAGTCCAATAGATTCCCTCAACAGCCTACAACCCTTCATCTTGGTGAATGACTCCAACATGGTATGGTCAACTCTTATTTCTGCCCAGAAGCCAGGACAGTCAGAGAAAACCACTGCAGTCAGAGTGGACATTGTTCTAGACAATGCTGGTTTTGAATTATTCACTGACTTGGTCCTAGCAGATTTCCTGGTTTCCTCTGGCCTTGCCCATGAGGTCCACTTTCACGGCAAATCCATCCCATGGTTTGTCTCTGATGTCACAGCTAACGATTTTCAGTGGACCATCCAGCAGACCATGGCCGCCAATCACAAGTGGATGTCAAAGAATGGTGTCCAGTGGAAGAGCCACCTGAAGGAGGGCGTGTGGTTCTATCATGATCATCGTTTCTGGACACAGCCCCATGAGTTCTGTGACATGGCAATGGATGCTCCGGACCTGTATGCGACCCTGCAGGGGGCAGACCTGCTGCTGTTTAAAGGTGATCTCAACTACAGAAAGCTGACGGGGGACAGGGACTGGGATTACACAGTGGGCTTCAGTACTGCACTGCGAGGTTTTGGACCTGCACCACTGTGTAGCTTGAGGACTCTCAAGGCCAACGTTCAGGTCGGTCTGCAGCCGGGCCAAGGGGAGAAGCTTGGCTCCCAAGATCCAGACTGGATGACGAGCGGCAAATACGCTGTCATTCAGTTCTACAGCTCAAAGTCAGAACAGAAGGACTGA